A region of Allocoleopsis franciscana PCC 7113 DNA encodes the following proteins:
- a CDS encoding Uma2 family endonuclease has product MVQQPLICDDYYVPDANSLVTEDDTPVDNFASAKQQRFLIGTLYSSEQERTFLAEANVGIYHTDGQPAIVPDVFLSLDVQVPENWWDKQNRSYLVWKFGKPPEVVLEIVSNKVGDELGNKLKIYEHMRVSYYIVYDPTQQLGQQVLRIHELRGMRYSETSATWLDQVGLGLTLWEGVFEGRQDVWLRWCYQDGNLLLTGDERAEQERLEKEQQQQRAEKAEQRAQLLAEQLRGLGIDPDTLS; this is encoded by the coding sequence ATGGTTCAGCAACCTTTAATATGTGATGATTACTACGTACCAGACGCCAATAGTCTAGTCACTGAAGATGACACGCCAGTGGATAACTTTGCCTCTGCCAAACAACAACGATTTTTAATTGGTACTCTTTACAGTTCTGAACAAGAGCGGACTTTTCTAGCTGAAGCCAATGTTGGCATCTACCATACAGATGGTCAACCTGCTATTGTCCCCGATGTTTTTCTCAGTCTGGATGTGCAAGTGCCTGAAAATTGGTGGGACAAGCAAAACCGTTCTTATCTGGTGTGGAAGTTTGGCAAACCCCCTGAAGTCGTCCTTGAAATTGTGTCCAACAAAGTTGGTGATGAACTGGGGAATAAACTGAAAATTTACGAACACATGCGGGTGAGTTACTACATCGTCTATGACCCCACCCAACAATTAGGACAGCAAGTCCTTCGCATTCATGAACTTCGAGGAATGCGCTACTCTGAAACATCAGCAACCTGGTTAGATCAAGTTGGGCTAGGTTTAACCTTGTGGGAAGGTGTATTTGAAGGCAGACAGGATGTTTGGTTGCGCTGGTGTTATCAAGATGGGAATCTTCTTCTTACAGGTGATGAACGCGCTGAACAGGAACGCCTAGAGAAGGAGCAACAGCAACAACGTGCCGAGAAAGCTGAACAACGCGCCCAATTACTAGCAGAACAATTGCGGGGACTGGGTATCGATCCCGACACTCTCAGTTAA